The following nucleotide sequence is from Patescibacteria group bacterium.
TTGATAAAATATGTTGAGATTTGATATTATAACCATATTCCCGGAAATATTTGCCTCATATTTTGATGAGAGCATAATTAAGCGTGCGCAGAAAAACAAGTTCATAAAGATTAATGTCCATAATTTAAGGGATTATGCTGTTGACAGACATCGGACAGTTGACG
It contains:
- a CDS encoding tRNA (guanosine(37)-N1)-methyltransferase TrmD; amino-acid sequence: MLRFDIITIFPEIFASYFDESIIKRAQKNKFIKINVHNLRDYAVDRHRTVDDRPYGGGAGMIFKVDIIFRAVKKILKKNKKTRIILFSAKGKKFDQAKA